In a genomic window of Gigantopelta aegis isolate Gae_Host chromosome 9, Gae_host_genome, whole genome shotgun sequence:
- the LOC121381816 gene encoding uncharacterized protein LOC121381816, with protein MGIDHRFNSNNKIAGPDWLRGFLSLHSELSIRKPEAMNIARAVGFNKPQVSRFFTVYKDVLTKHSYSPLRVWNMDETGISNVQKPVKIIATKGAREVGKMTSGERGKNVTVICASNAAGNYIPPMFIFPRKRMVDALMNSAPTGSTGHCTDNGWTDDERFLKCLKHFTSVAKPKKEEKHVIILDGHHSHKTLAAVEYGRSNGIELITLPPHCTHKMQPLDKTFFKALKNAYNAAADIWTVANQGKRITCYEVAELFALAYNKTATVEKSVSGVKACGLWPFNDGIFMDEDFIAAQLTDEPEPQPQQEKGTNSNPQRDTQASTSIETAAVSSSAIPTVSSVLAELCQPVKAVKRTRKRKGGK; from the coding sequence ATGGGAATTGATCATCGTTTCAATAGCAACAATAAAATAGCTGGCCCTGATTGGCTAAGAGGGTTTTTATCTCTGCACTCGGAACTGTCAATTCGCAAACCAGAAGCAATGAACATTGCTAGAGCAGTTGGCTTTAATAAGCCTCAGGTTTCACGATTTTTTACAGTCTACAAGGACGTTTTGACCAAACACTCATACAGTCCTCTAAGGGTGTGGAACATGGATGAGACTGGCATATCTAATGTTCAAAAGCCTGTCAAGATAATCGCTACCAAGGGTGCCCGTGAGGTTGGTAAAATGACAAGTGGTGAGAGGGGAAAAAACGTAACAGTTATCTGCGCATCAAATGCTGCAGGTAATTACATTCCGCCGATGTTCATTTTTCCGAGAAAGCGAATGGTGGATGCCCTGATGAATAGTGCACCTACTGGATCTACTGGTCACTGCACTGACAATGGCTGGACTGATGATGAACGTTTTCTAAAATGCTTAAAACACTTTACTTCTGTTGCAAAAccaaagaaagaagagaagcATGTGATCATCTTAGATGGTCACCATAGTCACAAAACCCTGGCAGCTGTTGAGTACGGTCGTTCAAATGGCATAGAATTGATAACTCTACCCCCACATTGTACACATAAGATGCAGCCATTGgacaaaaccttttttaaagCATTAAAAAATGCGTACAACGCTGCAGCAGACATCTGGACGGTTGCAAACCAAGGAAAAAGGATCACCTGTTATGAAGTAGCCGAACTATTTGCTCTTGCTTACAACAAAACTGCTACAGTAGAGAAATCAGTCAGTGGTGTCAAGGCATGTGGACTTTGGCCTTTTAACGACGGCATCTTTATGGATGAAGATTTCATAGCTGCACAATTAACTGATGAGCCAGAACCACAGCCACAACAAGAAAAAGGAACAAATTCAAATCCGCAGCGAGACACGCAAGCATCAACATCTATTGAAACTGCAGCTGTATCCTCATCTGCCATCCCAACTGTCTCCTCAGTCCTGGCTGAGTTATGCCAGCCCGTCAAGGCAGTAAAACGTACTAGAAAACGAAAAGGCGGAAAATGA